Proteins co-encoded in one Gracilimonas sp. genomic window:
- a CDS encoding chemotaxis protein CheD, giving the protein MRKVVGVSDLKVSANVNEEIITHALGSCLGITAYDPVAKVGGMVHVMLPLAKADREKAKARPAMYVDTGFGLLLNEVYELGAQKKNLEIIVAGGASMKQNQDDDYFKIGKRNFTVLRKLLWKNGFMITSQDVGGSTSRTMVLSLADGQVTINKQPLNNVNRSTGISVGAAFNHQVAI; this is encoded by the coding sequence ATGAGAAAAGTAGTAGGTGTTAGCGATTTAAAGGTTTCAGCCAACGTAAATGAGGAGATTATTACGCATGCGTTAGGTAGCTGTCTGGGTATTACAGCCTATGATCCGGTGGCAAAAGTAGGAGGGATGGTCCATGTAATGCTGCCCCTTGCCAAAGCAGATCGTGAAAAAGCCAAAGCCCGTCCGGCTATGTATGTGGATACCGGTTTCGGCCTGCTGTTGAATGAGGTGTACGAACTGGGTGCACAAAAAAAGAATCTTGAAATTATTGTGGCCGGCGGTGCAAGTATGAAACAGAATCAGGATGATGATTACTTCAAGATTGGCAAACGAAATTTTACCGTACTGCGAAAGTTGCTTTGGAAGAATGGATTTATGATTACATCGCAGGATGTGGGAGGCAGTACTTCGCGCACCATGGTTTTGTCGCTGGCAGACGGGCAGGTAACCATTAACAAGCAGCCTCTGAATAATGTAAATCGGTCAACCGGTATTTCGGTAGGTGCAGCCTTTAACCATCAAGTAGCAATATAA
- a CDS encoding response regulator codes for MGLNVLIVDDCQVMRMVIRRTVELCDFDINEIVEAENGRQALDLVREYEFGLIIADLNMPVMTGAEMLAHIKLDPATCRIPILTVSAESNGEKIEIVEELGTNFLHKPFTPEILRNKILKLLGKESITTEETDYLVNGGI; via the coding sequence ATGGGACTTAATGTATTAATAGTGGACGATTGTCAGGTAATGCGGATGGTAATTCGCCGTACCGTAGAGCTTTGTGATTTCGATATCAATGAGATAGTTGAGGCTGAGAATGGTAGGCAGGCACTGGACTTGGTTCGTGAGTATGAATTTGGGTTAATCATTGCCGACCTGAATATGCCGGTTATGACCGGAGCTGAGATGCTGGCTCATATTAAACTGGACCCTGCCACCTGCCGCATTCCTATTCTCACAGTTTCTGCGGAAAGTAATGGCGAAAAAATCGAGATCGTAGAAGAGTTAGGCACCAATTTCTTGCATAAACCTTTTACGCCGGAAATACTTCGCAACAAAATATTAAAGTTGCTAGGAAAAGAATCGATAACAACCGAAGAGACTGATTATTTGGTAAATGGGGGAATATAA
- a CDS encoding response regulator codes for MKNISINNVLVIEDEPAIRILQRVLLRRSRFNVGDIFEAANGIEAIDIMSRNSIDLILTDIDMPVMNGIEFLSIIHNHHKFKDIPVVAATSESGEQLLNMLAFWGHGYIRKPLRQSMLEQEISKFYGINNEYYLHG; via the coding sequence ATGAAAAATATATCGATTAATAACGTACTGGTAATTGAAGACGAACCTGCAATTCGCATACTTCAGAGAGTTTTGTTGCGAAGAAGCAGATTCAACGTGGGTGATATCTTTGAAGCGGCCAACGGCATCGAGGCAATCGACATTATGAGCAGGAATAGTATAGATCTGATTTTGACTGATATAGACATGCCGGTTATGAACGGAATCGAATTTCTGAGCATCATTCACAACCATCACAAGTTCAAAGATATACCTGTGGTTGCCGCTACTTCAGAATCGGGAGAACAGTTACTAAACATGCTGGCTTTCTGGGGGCACGGATACATCAGAAAACCCCTTCGGCAGTCTATGCTTGAACAAGAAATATCAAAATTTTATGGGATCAACAATGAGTACTACTTACACGGATAA
- a CDS encoding chemotaxis protein CheX, giving the protein MSTTYTDKIHDIAVNTFEITCYMFPLEEWEMEDADMLEKPDGSSRSVVHFDGAANGGMVIDASEDLLEAIAANMLGVDEASQEEKEGALCEIANIICGNTVPLFARNENICYIRPPRIAKPEEDLDSIFLNMHHEKLQVYLDEGVADISIYYDAEEQ; this is encoded by the coding sequence ATGAGTACTACTTACACGGATAAAATCCACGATATCGCCGTAAATACATTCGAGATTACCTGCTACATGTTTCCGTTGGAAGAGTGGGAAATGGAAGATGCCGACATGCTCGAAAAGCCGGATGGTTCATCCCGATCGGTAGTGCATTTTGACGGCGCTGCCAACGGAGGAATGGTGATCGATGCTTCAGAAGACCTGCTGGAAGCTATTGCTGCCAATATGCTGGGGGTTGATGAAGCTTCACAAGAAGAAAAAGAAGGGGCCCTCTGCGAAATTGCGAATATCATATGCGGAAATACAGTACCGCTTTTTGCCAGGAATGAGAACATCTGCTATATCCGTCCTCCCCGAATTGCAAAACCGGAAGAAGACCTGGATTCAATTTTTCTAAATATGCATCACGAGAAACTGCAGGTTTACCTCGACGAGGGCGTTGCAGATATCTCCATCTATTATGATGCAGAGGAGCAGTAA
- a CDS encoding chemotaxis response regulator protein-glutamate methylesterase → MIKVLIVDDSAVVRKLLTEELNKQKDIEVVGTAMDPYVAREKIIQLKPDVLTLDLEMPRMDGLSFLGKLMKHFPMPVVVVSSLTPKNSANALNALHLGAVDVICKPGSAYSTQNISQDIVKSIRVASVARFDKHMETVRFMQSAQKTTDQPGLSGLQHTTNKLIAIGASTGGTRALEAVLTELPANIPGIVITQHMPPVFTKSFSERLNSICRINVKEAEDGDLIKSGQALIAPGSFHMLVEKTSAKYYVRIKSGPPVHHQRPSVDVMFNSVAKSAGLNAMGVILTGMGADGASGLLNMKNAGAHTIAQDEATSVVYGMPKEAVKLGAAEEVLPLQSIPRAIVKHMARKMAEPVS, encoded by the coding sequence ATGATCAAAGTTCTTATCGTTGATGACTCGGCTGTAGTCAGGAAACTGCTCACCGAAGAATTAAATAAGCAAAAGGATATTGAAGTAGTTGGTACGGCTATGGATCCTTATGTAGCCCGGGAAAAAATTATCCAGCTGAAGCCGGATGTACTGACTCTTGACCTGGAAATGCCCCGTATGGACGGCCTTTCTTTTTTGGGAAAACTGATGAAGCATTTCCCCATGCCGGTGGTGGTGGTAAGTTCGCTGACCCCAAAAAACAGTGCCAATGCATTAAATGCTCTCCATCTTGGAGCAGTAGATGTGATTTGTAAACCGGGTTCAGCCTATTCAACCCAGAATATTTCTCAGGATATTGTAAAATCAATTCGGGTGGCATCCGTCGCTCGTTTCGATAAGCACATGGAAACCGTTCGGTTTATGCAGTCGGCCCAGAAGACAACGGATCAACCGGGATTATCCGGTCTTCAGCATACTACCAATAAATTAATTGCAATAGGAGCCTCTACAGGAGGGACCCGGGCTCTTGAAGCTGTTTTAACTGAACTGCCTGCCAACATTCCGGGTATTGTGATCACCCAGCATATGCCACCGGTATTCACCAAGAGTTTTTCTGAACGTTTGAACAGTATTTGCAGGATTAATGTAAAAGAGGCGGAAGACGGAGATTTGATTAAGTCGGGGCAGGCTCTGATTGCCCCGGGCAGTTTTCACATGCTGGTAGAAAAAACAAGTGCTAAATATTATGTGCGAATAAAATCGGGGCCTCCGGTTCATCATCAGCGACCAAGCGTGGATGTAATGTTCAATTCAGTAGCTAAATCAGCGGGACTGAATGCGATGGGGGTAATTTTGACCGGAATGGGAGCAGACGGTGCAAGCGGACTTTTAAATATGAAAAATGCGGGTGCCCATACCATTGCCCAGGATGAAGCAACATCAGTCGTATATGGGATGCCTAAAGAAGCTGTAAAACTGGGAGCTGCAGAAGAGGTTTTACCGCTGCAGTCTATACCCCGGGCCATTGTTAAACATATGGCCCGTAAAATGGCCGAACCGGTTTCATAA
- a CDS encoding chemotaxis response regulator protein-glutamate methylesterase, whose product MIKVLVVDDSLFDRKLISFLLNKQEDIEVVGVAEDPYEARQQLAELKPDVITLDMLMPRMDGLTFLKKLMKHLPLPVVVVSSVTPANSKRALRALAAGAIEVISKPKADYGAKDMENDLVSAVRTAAVANVSIQDSPGILHGTIDKTSTDQSGAEKPTVGSKEKLIAIGSSTGGPKALEYLLPQFPENTPGVVIVQHMPEVFTKQFASRLNTLCRMEIAEAKDGDIVHRGKVLIAPGNRHMILEESETGYQVRIIDAPKVNHHRPSVDVLFDSVAKVAEGNTTGVILTGMGNDGAKGLLQIKNKGCYTIAQDEKSSVVHGMPKEAAKIGAAVDILPLKEIAGAILHHVKPKKLELIA is encoded by the coding sequence ATGATTAAGGTTCTGGTTGTTGACGATTCTTTATTTGATAGAAAACTTATTTCGTTTTTACTGAATAAGCAGGAAGATATAGAAGTGGTTGGCGTGGCCGAAGATCCTTATGAAGCCCGCCAGCAATTGGCAGAGCTTAAGCCGGATGTTATCACCCTGGATATGCTGATGCCCCGTATGGATGGACTTACTTTCCTGAAGAAATTAATGAAGCATCTGCCTTTGCCCGTGGTTGTAGTAAGCTCAGTTACTCCGGCAAACAGCAAAAGAGCCTTGCGCGCCTTAGCCGCTGGTGCCATCGAAGTGATTTCCAAGCCGAAAGCGGATTATGGCGCCAAAGATATGGAGAATGATTTAGTAAGCGCGGTGCGGACGGCCGCAGTAGCCAACGTATCGATTCAAGATTCTCCCGGCATTCTACATGGAACAATAGATAAGACTTCCACAGATCAATCTGGTGCAGAAAAACCAACTGTAGGCTCAAAAGAAAAACTGATTGCTATAGGGTCCTCAACCGGAGGTCCGAAAGCCCTGGAATATCTGCTTCCGCAATTTCCTGAGAATACTCCCGGTGTGGTTATTGTACAGCATATGCCTGAGGTTTTTACCAAACAGTTTGCAAGCCGATTGAATACCCTGTGCAGGATGGAAATTGCGGAAGCTAAAGACGGTGATATAGTACACCGGGGCAAAGTGTTAATTGCCCCCGGCAACAGACATATGATTCTCGAGGAATCTGAAACGGGTTATCAGGTTAGAATTATAGATGCACCGAAAGTTAATCATCATCGCCCAAGCGTGGATGTGCTATTTGATTCAGTAGCTAAAGTGGCTGAAGGTAATACTACGGGCGTAATTCTAACGGGTATGGGAAATGATGGAGCTAAAGGACTTCTTCAGATAAAGAATAAAGGCTGCTACACCATAGCACAGGATGAAAAAAGTTCAGTCGTGCACGGCATGCCAAAAGAAGCGGCTAAAATTGGAGCGGCTGTTGATATCCTTCCACTAAAAGAAATAGCAGGTGCGATTCTGCATCATGTAAAACCAAAGAAATTGGAACTTATAGCGTAA
- a CDS encoding response regulator, with protein sequence MAINILVVDDSAVMRSMIIKTIKNTGIEVGEVHQASNGAEGLEVVDNNWLDLLFIDVNMPVMDGMEMLAQVRKNPVTMDMPVLIVSTESNNERIKIIDEQYAGFVHKPFTPEVLKEKILDVLGVMH encoded by the coding sequence ATGGCAATTAACATACTTGTGGTTGACGATAGTGCTGTAATGCGAAGTATGATCATTAAAACAATTAAGAACACCGGTATTGAGGTGGGGGAAGTTCACCAGGCAAGCAACGGTGCGGAAGGGCTGGAAGTGGTTGACAACAACTGGCTCGACCTGCTTTTCATTGATGTGAACATGCCGGTTATGGATGGAATGGAAATGCTGGCCCAGGTGCGAAAAAATCCGGTCACTATGGATATGCCGGTACTTATCGTTTCTACGGAAAGCAATAACGAGCGCATCAAAATAATTGATGAGCAATATGCCGGTTTTGTTCACAAACCTTTTACCCCGGAAGTGCTGAAAGAAAAAATTCTGGATGTATTAGGTGTGATGCATTAA
- a CDS encoding PAS domain-containing protein, producing MKTEDQFLRKLNTDFLKSAFKSIPFAAVVTNADREIIAVNPAFVDIFGFSREEVFGEKTAMLYADKEDFKQTGKTKYNKASDVQEASYELAYRTKDGEDFPAETVGSVVKNDKGDTIGYLGLIKDLRAEAQRGKPATTHRSASFVSKGDESGYLRL from the coding sequence ATGAAAACGGAAGACCAATTTTTAAGAAAACTGAATACTGACTTTTTAAAGTCAGCTTTTAAATCTATTCCCTTTGCGGCAGTTGTTACAAATGCAGATCGTGAGATTATTGCTGTGAATCCGGCTTTTGTGGATATCTTTGGTTTTTCGAGAGAGGAGGTGTTCGGAGAGAAGACAGCCATGCTGTATGCCGATAAAGAGGATTTCAAGCAAACCGGGAAAACCAAATACAATAAGGCTTCTGATGTTCAAGAGGCTTCATATGAACTGGCATATCGTACTAAAGATGGGGAAGATTTCCCGGCAGAAACGGTAGGAAGTGTTGTAAAGAATGATAAAGGTGATACGATTGGCTATTTAGGACTTATTAAAGACCTGAGAGCAGAAGCACAAAGAGGCAAACCTGCAACAACTCACCGATCAGCTTCATTTGTTAGTAAAGGTGATGAGTCAGGATACCTACGATTATGA
- a CDS encoding ATP-binding protein → MSQDTYDYDQQINQSLKLTSELLGLELGIISSVKDQTYTVKYFYPEDTGLEKGMEFELGNTYCDIMLKADEVLAINHMGESEYCHHVCYEQFKLESYIGVPVYVDGDLFGTLNFSSEERRREFTQGDKDTITLLSEWIGSILEKKEIEDELSESRKLYELLANHSSDMVCLHEPDGTYIYASPVVEELLGFTQEEIIGMNPYSRFHPDDIERIQKESHEKAKTGEQVKSFTYRTMKKNGEYIWLETNTEPVLNERGEVVKLRTGTREVTERKRLEILLKETNKLAAVGGWELYLDTGKSYWTEEVYNIHELPLGTDTNLVDGLSYFPGEARNIIENAVNHTAETGEGYDLELPFVTAKGNEKWVRAIGLADKKSDGTINKLYGVFQDISDRKKMELELLKAKEDAEAANRAKSEFIANISHEIRTPMNSILGFTELLQKRATTEVSKKYLENISSSGKMLLQLINDILDLSKIEAGKQEVNLNPVNVKAFIREIRDIFSVKSEQKKIDLDVIIEEGIPDSLLLDDVQLRQILFNLVGNAIKFTNHGYVTIELGANLEQRDLSKVDLIIKVSDTGIGIPQDRIDGIFNAFEQQDRQISDQFGGTGLGLSISKKLIETLGGTISVESEVGKGSCFTITIPKVVTSSVLVEEKAVDILMEDILFEEAMVLVVDDIVTNRELVAEFLQDHPMTILQAGGGNEAIQKVKENDIDLILMDIKMPGIDGVETMKIIKRHNPKVKVLALTASGFLGYGEEVKELGFDGYLRKPISYKSLVRNLSEFLPHSSTDDQLTFENTGATDSSEEAGISVWNPEQVKAFSTTWQARLNNLLEEIDREALMMDSCEVFAEELKKAGSELNITELEILADNIIEYAFSFDIEGIKESIIKYDQVIQTNVPIITNDKESIEVYERSKQ, encoded by the coding sequence ATGAGTCAGGATACCTACGATTATGATCAGCAGATTAACCAATCCCTTAAACTTACCTCGGAACTTTTAGGGCTGGAGCTTGGAATTATAAGTTCTGTTAAAGATCAAACCTATACCGTTAAGTATTTTTACCCTGAAGACACAGGCCTTGAAAAAGGCATGGAGTTTGAATTGGGTAATACCTACTGCGATATCATGCTGAAAGCCGATGAAGTACTCGCGATCAACCATATGGGGGAATCAGAATACTGCCACCATGTTTGTTATGAGCAGTTTAAGCTGGAAAGTTATATAGGTGTTCCCGTTTACGTGGATGGGGACTTGTTCGGAACATTGAATTTTTCCAGTGAAGAAAGGAGAAGAGAGTTTACCCAAGGTGATAAAGACACCATAACTTTGCTTTCGGAATGGATCGGCTCTATCCTGGAAAAGAAAGAAATTGAAGATGAGTTAAGTGAAAGCCGGAAGTTGTATGAGCTTCTGGCCAACCATTCTTCGGATATGGTTTGCTTGCACGAACCGGATGGCACCTATATTTATGCTTCTCCGGTTGTAGAAGAGCTGTTAGGATTTACTCAGGAAGAAATAATAGGAATGAATCCGTATTCACGGTTTCATCCGGATGACATAGAAAGGATCCAGAAAGAGTCTCACGAAAAAGCCAAAACCGGGGAACAGGTTAAGAGTTTTACTTACCGGACCATGAAAAAAAACGGGGAGTATATATGGCTTGAAACGAATACCGAACCCGTTTTAAATGAAAGAGGAGAGGTAGTAAAGCTCCGTACGGGTACCCGGGAGGTTACGGAAAGAAAACGCTTGGAGATATTGCTGAAGGAAACCAACAAGTTAGCGGCTGTTGGCGGATGGGAATTATATCTGGATACCGGTAAATCTTATTGGACTGAAGAAGTTTATAATATCCATGAATTACCCTTGGGTACAGACACGAATCTGGTAGATGGCCTGAGTTATTTTCCGGGAGAGGCTCGCAATATTATTGAGAATGCTGTTAACCATACAGCAGAAACAGGGGAAGGTTATGATCTGGAACTGCCTTTTGTGACTGCCAAAGGAAATGAAAAGTGGGTAAGGGCCATCGGTTTAGCTGATAAAAAATCGGATGGAACTATCAATAAGCTATATGGGGTATTTCAGGACATTTCGGATCGTAAAAAGATGGAACTGGAGTTGCTGAAGGCAAAAGAGGATGCGGAAGCAGCCAATAGGGCTAAAAGTGAGTTCATAGCCAATATAAGTCATGAAATCCGAACCCCAATGAACTCCATTCTGGGCTTTACCGAACTGCTGCAAAAAAGAGCTACTACCGAAGTGAGTAAAAAGTACCTCGAAAACATCTCAAGCAGTGGTAAAATGCTTTTGCAGCTGATCAACGATATCCTTGACTTGTCAAAAATTGAAGCAGGTAAGCAGGAGGTCAACCTTAACCCAGTGAATGTAAAAGCATTTATCCGGGAGATCAGAGACATCTTTTCGGTAAAAAGCGAACAAAAGAAAATTGATCTTGATGTGATCATAGAAGAAGGAATTCCAGATTCTCTGCTTCTGGATGATGTTCAGCTTCGGCAGATTTTGTTCAACCTGGTTGGTAATGCTATAAAGTTTACCAATCATGGATACGTGACGATTGAGCTTGGTGCCAACCTCGAACAGAGGGATCTTAGTAAAGTGGACCTGATTATCAAGGTGAGTGATACCGGTATTGGAATCCCACAGGATAGAATTGATGGAATTTTCAATGCTTTTGAGCAACAAGACCGGCAGATCTCTGATCAATTTGGTGGAACAGGGTTAGGTCTTTCAATCAGTAAGAAACTGATTGAAACGTTGGGCGGAACTATTTCGGTGGAAAGTGAAGTGGGTAAGGGAAGTTGCTTCACAATTACAATTCCGAAAGTGGTTACCTCGTCAGTGCTTGTGGAAGAAAAAGCTGTTGATATACTGATGGAAGATATTCTTTTTGAGGAAGCCATGGTTCTGGTGGTAGACGACATTGTAACAAACCGCGAGCTGGTTGCTGAATTTTTGCAAGATCATCCGATGACTATTCTACAAGCCGGGGGCGGTAATGAGGCTATTCAAAAAGTTAAAGAAAACGACATTGATCTAATCCTGATGGATATCAAAATGCCCGGAATTGACGGTGTGGAAACCATGAAAATTATCAAGCGGCACAATCCGAAGGTTAAAGTACTGGCGCTTACGGCTTCAGGGTTTCTCGGGTATGGGGAGGAAGTGAAAGAATTAGGTTTTGACGGTTATCTGCGAAAACCAATTAGTTATAAAAGCCTGGTACGTAATTTGAGTGAATTCCTGCCTCATTCATCAACCGATGATCAACTTACATTCGAAAACACCGGGGCAACAGATTCTTCTGAGGAAGCGGGAATATCTGTCTGGAATCCGGAGCAGGTAAAAGCATTTTCAACTACATGGCAAGCCAGACTTAATAACCTGTTAGAAGAAATTGACAGAGAAGCTTTAATGATGGACAGCTGTGAAGTTTTTGCTGAGGAGCTTAAAAAAGCCGGTTCGGAATTAAATATTACAGAATTAGAGATTTTAGCCGATAACATCATCGAATATGCCTTCAGCTTTGATATCGAAGGCATTAAGGAATCAATAATAAAATATGATCAGGTGATACAAACGAATGTGCCGATCATAACCAACGATAAGGAATCAATAGAAGTTTATGAAAGATCAAAGCAGTAA
- a CDS encoding hybrid sensor histidine kinase/response regulator, giving the protein MKDQSSNSSKGFVLIVDDISKNLQLLGTTLREAGYKVAAVSKSEQVLDSALKYRPDLILLDVMMPGKSGFEVCEELKAHSDLKHIPVIFLTAKVEQESIVNGLNLGGSDYVTKPFNTQELLARVDTHISLKLSKDKLKEQNEKLNELGLMKDRIYSVIGHDLRGPVNGISGVINLLLSDLENMDEEKLKKFLTLINQSSSNLWNLLTDLLSWARVQSKEMKVNRTDFYLLSAIEEDIKMMAFNAEKKGININIYPEVDVEVHADKTFVRTIFRNFLSNALKFSDKKGHSIDVHIEVKGDLNISVKDYGIGMSEETKERLFKLTHPKSDAKMNANGAGFGLLLCNELAKLHGGEIKVKSEEGNGSTFTLAIPQSEQGVIAA; this is encoded by the coding sequence ATGAAAGATCAAAGCAGTAATTCATCCAAAGGATTTGTACTTATTGTAGATGATATATCAAAGAACCTTCAACTGCTGGGCACCACGCTGAGGGAAGCAGGATATAAAGTTGCAGCGGTATCAAAATCGGAGCAGGTGTTGGATAGTGCTTTAAAATACCGCCCAGATCTGATTTTGCTGGATGTTATGATGCCCGGTAAATCAGGGTTTGAAGTGTGTGAAGAACTAAAAGCTCATTCAGATCTGAAGCACATACCCGTGATTTTCCTGACGGCTAAAGTAGAGCAGGAAAGCATAGTAAACGGACTGAATTTGGGAGGTTCCGACTATGTGACCAAGCCTTTTAATACCCAGGAATTGCTGGCAAGGGTAGATACGCACATTTCCCTGAAGCTTTCAAAAGACAAGCTGAAGGAACAGAACGAAAAGTTGAATGAATTAGGTCTTATGAAAGACCGGATTTATTCGGTGATAGGGCACGACCTTAGAGGGCCGGTAAACGGAATAAGTGGAGTAATTAACTTACTGCTTAGCGACCTGGAAAATATGGATGAGGAGAAGCTTAAGAAATTTCTGACCCTGATTAATCAGTCCTCGTCTAATTTATGGAATTTGCTTACCGACTTACTGAGCTGGGCCCGTGTGCAAAGCAAAGAAATGAAGGTAAATCGCACCGATTTTTATTTGCTTTCAGCTATTGAAGAAGACATCAAGATGATGGCTTTTAATGCAGAAAAGAAAGGGATCAACATAAATATTTACCCGGAAGTGGATGTAGAAGTACATGCGGACAAAACATTTGTTCGCACCATCTTCAGGAACTTTTTATCTAATGCACTCAAATTCAGCGATAAGAAAGGACACAGTATTGATGTGCATATAGAGGTTAAGGGCGACCTCAATATTTCGGTTAAAGATTATGGAATCGGAATGTCTGAAGAAACAAAAGAGCGGCTTTTTAAATTGACTCATCCTAAGAGCGATGCCAAAATGAATGCAAATGGTGCAGGATTTGGGCTGTTACTTTGCAACGAGTTAGCCAAGTTACACGGTGGTGAAATTAAAGTGAAGAGTGAGGAAGGAAATGGCTCCACGTTTACTTTGGCGATCCCACAATCGGAGCAAGGGGTTATAGCCGCATAA
- a CDS encoding energy transducer TonB, which yields MLKKSIQLFSFVIALAVVTSANAESISDYVENTAFEIAADDSAKIYDVVDQMPEIEGGIKEVYNNIKYPRAAISGRIEGRVFVKFVVDENGNVKNPTVIKDIGAGCGEAAVEGIKKVKFTPGKLNGQPVKVYYTLPVSFKINS from the coding sequence ATGCTTAAGAAATCAATACAACTATTTTCTTTTGTAATTGCCCTTGCGGTAGTAACGAGTGCAAATGCCGAATCCATATCTGATTATGTTGAAAACACGGCTTTTGAAATAGCTGCTGATGACTCAGCTAAAATTTATGATGTAGTGGATCAGATGCCGGAGATTGAAGGAGGTATCAAAGAAGTGTACAACAATATTAAATACCCCAGAGCTGCAATATCCGGACGGATTGAAGGGCGTGTTTTCGTAAAATTTGTGGTAGATGAAAACGGAAACGTAAAAAACCCGACAGTCATCAAAGATATTGGTGCAGGCTGTGGAGAAGCCGCAGTAGAAGGTATTAAGAAAGTAAAGTTCACTCCCGGTAAATTGAATGGACAACCGGTTAAGGTGTACTATACGCTTCCGGTGAGCTTCAAGATAAATAGCTAA